From Roseburia hominis, the proteins below share one genomic window:
- a CDS encoding AbiH family protein, with amino-acid sequence MNPINPTTLFLIVNGFDTAHKLSTSYACFRAFVCGQYNVEENSASLVPQSTQLPDGGERYDPDEVATYIVQVIDMAVGGNWGDLESCLGFQLYERLRFDLRVINYEGNDNDMWNDAEVNGQLASGLRYTFEEMKHLFYRWVKERLSVINYEDAAGNTHTEETRNGIKKLLTGQDMEKTAFLCFNYTYTLQKLYDVQEDGICQIHGTVDGSEESILFGHGDESDIENS; translated from the coding sequence ATGAACCCTATAAACCCAACAACTCTATTCCTAATCGTCAACGGTTTTGATACTGCACATAAGCTGTCGACTTCCTATGCCTGTTTCCGTGCTTTTGTGTGTGGGCAATATAACGTAGAGGAGAATTCCGCTTCTCTTGTTCCGCAATCCACTCAGTTACCAGACGGCGGTGAACGGTATGATCCAGACGAGGTCGCAACATACATTGTTCAGGTGATTGATATGGCGGTTGGCGGGAACTGGGGGGATTTGGAATCATGCTTGGGATTCCAGCTTTATGAGAGATTGCGATTCGACTTAAGGGTAATTAATTATGAAGGCAACGATAATGATATGTGGAATGATGCGGAAGTCAATGGTCAGCTTGCATCAGGATTGAGATACACTTTTGAGGAAATGAAGCACTTATTTTACAGGTGGGTCAAGGAGCGGCTTTCCGTAATCAATTATGAGGATGCGGCGGGAAATACGCACACGGAAGAGACAAGAAACGGAATCAAGAAACTTCTGACTGGACAGGATATGGAGAAAACGGCATTCCTATGCTTTAATTATACGTATACGCTGCAAAAATTATACGACGTTCAAGAAGATGGAATCTGCCAGATTCACGGAACTGTGGATGGAAGTGAGGAATCAATCCTTTTCGGTCATGGAGACGAATCTGATATAGAAAACAGTTAA
- a CDS encoding AbiH family protein, translating into MLKRYLQKDTQQAIMEHGDFFCRPDQVKAVYSYGFSFSDADMVYLDEIEKHSNPGDVTWYLNRWDVGENPGFKTLLEERGYQVEIAEW; encoded by the coding sequence GTGCTGAAACGTTATCTACAGAAAGATACACAGCAGGCGATCATGGAACATGGTGATTTTTTTTGCAGGCCGGATCAGGTGAAAGCGGTCTATTCCTATGGCTTTTCGTTTTCTGATGCAGATATGGTCTATCTGGATGAGATAGAGAAACATAGCAATCCGGGGGATGTCACATGGTATCTGAACCGTTGGGATGTAGGAGAGAATCCCGGATTTAAGACCTTGCTGGAGGAGCGTGGCTATCAGGTTGAAATTGCGGAGTGGTAA